Within the Populus trichocarpa isolate Nisqually-1 chromosome 14, P.trichocarpa_v4.1, whole genome shotgun sequence genome, the region AAACGGTGCGTGCGTTTCCATCCAATgctttcattcttcttttcttggtttaatttaattaatattcaagaGAATTTCGCTTCTTATAATCCGTGGAAATGCAGAGGGATGGTTCCTTGAAGCCTCCAACAATCAGGTGGGTACACGGCCTAGAACTgaactcgatttttttttgaatcagaATTAGTGTTTTAGAGTTTAACATAATCATGGGCTGGAATATTGATGTGATTTTGTGATGGATATTCACTGTTTCTTGTAGGCTATGAGATTTGGAGATCTTCCATCCTGGGCCATTGAGCTCTCTAATTCTATTCGTGAGGTGGTTCTATACGGTGATCGTATCCATGAACCTCCTAGCTGTGCTGGCTCTGATAGGGGTGAAGCCGCCTGCTGGCTGCCGCCTGATTTGCTGTCGAGAGAACCCTTTTTTGATCAACTAATTGTAAATGTATACCAACCAGGTGAGGTGCGACTTCACTTTCTATATGGTCTGCAGATAAATTTTTCATGTGAACTTTTATACTGCTAAGCAAACTATGGTCGAACCATATCATTTTAATGGCAATGATACTTTCCTTCGTATGCGGTTGCTTTATTGAGCATTTGCAATGTTTACTAAATTGCTATAATCTGCATACATGGATACCAGTATCAGTTTCCTGTATAGAGATCCAAAGCGAAAACAGAAACTGGAAATTCAAGACATTGATATGCATTTTGCCTATGGCATTTATATTATAGAAGCATTTCAAATAATTGCCAAACCAATCAATTTACTCTGttagtctttttttcttaacaagtATACATAGGTGGGACAGATAGCTATAAGTTGTGGTTAGAGAAGGCTAAGAATCATTCCTTGTACTGTTTATACTTGTAAAATTTCAAGTACACTCTATTTTGCTGTTATACATGTCTTGCTTGAAGTCTCCGTAATGCATAATTTAATGTGTCTTATGTTGCCTTGGAAACATAGCTTGAGAGCAATTGGGGATAGGACTGCCTGATAACGTTAACATCAATTCATAATGTTGCAATTCTATACagtaaattttatcttttagcaCTTTGCATTAATATGTTCCATCTTGAGCAACTAAGATAATCCTGTTTGCTTTTGGTTGCTAGTTGAGCTTATTTTTTGATTCCATCACTGGTAGATTCAATGTTCTGTAGAGACAGAGTGAATATATTACTTTACCTAGATGTTCCTTCAATGATAAGATGTTTGCATTTGAAGGGGATCTGTGCACATGTTGACCTCATGCGCTTTGAAGATGGAATTGCCATCGTTTCCTTGGAGTCCTCCTGCGTGATGCACTTCACGCAAGTTGGAGAGGTCTCTGACTGTGGCAAGGAACAACCAGAGCTGCCCATGATAAAGATTCCTGTTTTCTTGATGCCAGGATCTCTAGTTCTATTGTTTGGGGATGCCCGGTACCTATGGAAGCATGAGATTAATCGAAAACCAGGATTTCAGATGTGGGAAGGG harbors:
- the LOC7457946 gene encoding uncharacterized protein LOC7457946, yielding MEALLRQVFGDSSDSEDKSEEKEDSIDDVGCHSTSDPNYPTWEPIKEIKGLWLCRHFLSPHQQSTFLSAIQNEGWFLEASNNQAMRFGDLPSWAIELSNSIREVVLYGDRIHEPPSCAGSDRGEAACWLPPDLLSREPFFDQLIVNVYQPGEGICAHVDLMRFEDGIAIVSLESSCVMHFTQVGEVSDCGKEQPELPMIKIPVFLMPGSLVLLFGDARYLWKHEINRKPGFQMWEGQEVNQERRTSITLRKLCHAE